aattttttttattgaaaaaatacgtcAGAAAACTGGTATTTCGGCGTAGTAAACAACAGGCGAgacgaaattttttaatatgtatgatTTTTGCAACTTGTGATTACGTAAGCCCTATATGAATGGCTAAGATAAAattgtgcatttgaaaaaaggaTTGCCATCCtataaagaaaaaacgataGTACTTGCAATTATAATGTATTCAATTCTATTTTAAAAGTGTTTAAAGAATCATAAAGACTTTTTAACCAATACTATGTATTTCGGTTTATGTAACCGGAAGGGCCCAAATTTAAATACGTCTAGGGGTATCAATACGCCTGATTTCGTCAAAATTATTTCCAGAATATTTTCTattgctacaacaataacaaaaaacactaATTTGTCTACCACAATTAGCAAATAATCTGCTGCTCGCATCGATCATTCTAATCACTGGTTAACTGTTTTCTGAATCCCTCTGGGAACCCACCTagaaggaaatgtcggagaccctataaaatatagatataaatgatcagcttgaagagctgaatcgatttagccgtATCTGTctttctgtatatacgcgaaggatttttttgatatttatctgaaatttttcattcgtgcttttctcctcaagaaactgtaaactttttttttgtttgtggagGGTATGATAGCTTGGGTGTGAACGAAGTTAACTTCTGCATATACTCAATTTCGCTATTCGTAGTCATTCTGCACGCTTGACTCATCGTTCTACTATGAATTAAATCTTATAGCACgtgacaaaaataatatatgtaggtcacaatattaaataattaatcatACTGCGCTTccaaataatttaaagtatcattgataaaatgcaaaaaatcttCTAAATGACATTGACGTTGGAAGATCGCCGAAACAGATAAGAATGTAGAGCTTTTCGTTCCGAATACAGCATCGTCTATGTACTGGAACGACATAGGCCACGATGCAATggccataaatatttcgcaatcttatttctttctatatatgtatgtgtatgtgttttctttgcttatgcacaaatacatatgtatatgtatgtgtttataaatattcatatatatttttaatatattttaaaaagttcttttttatgaaaatattgtcTAATGTGGTTTTAAAAGTctctttatattaatttttggttaatGCTGGTTATcaatgtatgaaaaatgttgtgtggaaaatgtttccaaaaataattgctatttatattaataattttaattaaaacgtttaaacatttatttcaaaaaagtgcGAACGATCAATATTCCAATATACTGatgttaaaatttcaaatattttgtaatcTCCTAAACTTTAGAGTAGTAGAGATTACTGTAACTATAACTGATTAAACATTTTTCCTCAATCTTTATTTGCAGATTATTTTCGCAGCGCGAACATTACTTCCATATGTATATCCAAACTCcagaaaattgttgaaaaacaaTGACATCAAAAAGATTTGTGAAATTTGAATTCTAAATTCAAAGCCCCATACAGTAATCTTCCGTAAGTTTGAGGACtctaattattgttattattatttttttcaaatactctattttttagtaaactCTCTTGTGTAATTCCTCCAGTTTATTTCAGCACCATAAGCTGCAGGAATAAGCTGTGTATTAATTAATTGTCTATTGtctgcaatacatacatacacacgcacacacaacaTCAGGTAGTTGATTAACGTGAGAGAGCAACAACTATCGCCAGCTTTCAAAGTGTACGTATTGTACTAAGCGTAATACTAACAATTAGCCTAATGGTATTGTTAACTCTAGATTTTTATGTTGCAGACAGAAAAGTACGAGTTAGCTGCTGATCGTACTCTGGAACTTGTGGGtaataatatattcaaaagaAAGCTTagagttaaaattaaaagattGAGAGCATACAATTTTGAGGAAAATATGACCACAGATACCCGCCGACGTGTTAAATTGTACGCTTTGAATGCGGAGCGGCAATGGGATGATCGCGGCACAGGACATGTATCTTCGAATTATGTCGACAGGCTTAAAGGTACTTTTCGCGCTTACATAATCactaaaatatattctttatactaaaaatatgATTGTCTCTTTCGCAATAAAAGGTATTTCATTGCTGGTGCGTGCCGAATCGGATGGTTCTTTACTTTTGGAAAGTAAAATTCAACCCGACACCGCCTACCAAAAACAACAGGACACACTGATCGTTTGGTCAGAGGGCGACAATTTCGATTTGGCGTTAAGCTTTCAAGAGAAGGCTGGTTGTGATGAAATATGGGAGAAAATTTGTCAGGTAACTGAAATACTTGTCAATCAGTCTACAAATAACACgttcatatttcttttattactCAAAATTAAGCTTCTATGTacatgattttatttaaaataaatattaaaataaattttcacagtacaattttttttttgtgtgataCCTTGAGCTATTTAACATGTATTGATATTTTCCGATTTACAGGTTCAAGGTAAAGATCCATCGGTTGAGATCACTCAAGACATCGTTGAGGAATCCGAAGATGAACGTTTCGAAGATATGTCCGACACGGCACCGCCCATCGAATTGCCGCCCTGTGAACTGGCACGTCTGGAGGAGATCTCCGAAACCATACAGAATTGTTTGACCACACCGTTGCGAAAAGAGAAACTTTCCATGGCTTTGGAAtctgaaaattatatcaaaaaattattgaatctATTCCATGTATGCGAAGATCTCGACAATACCGAAGGTTTACATCATCTCTTCGAGATCTTCAAGAACATATTCCTATTAAACAAGAATGCATTGTTCGAGATTATGTTCGCTGAAGATACTATTTTCGATGTGGTTGGCTGCCTAGAGTATGATCCCAGTTCCACTCAACCAAAGAAGCATCGTCAGTATTTAAAACAATGGGCCAAGTTCCGCGAAGCAGTGCCGATTAAAAATCAAGATCTGCTCGCTAAAATCCACCAAACGTTCCGTGTACAATACATACAAGACATCATATTGCCAACACCATCGGTATTTGTCGAAGATAACATGTTAAACACGCTATCCAGTTTTATATTCTTCAATAAAGTGGAAATTGTCACACTTATACAAGAAGATGAGCGCTTCCTGGTGGATATGTTTACCATTTTAACAGATCCAAGTACCAGCGATGCCAAGCGTCGCGATATTGTGCTATTCTTAAAGGAATTTTGCAATTATGCACAGAACTTGCAACCACAGGGCAAAGACTCTTTCTACAAGACACTCACCTGTTTGGGTATACTGCAAGCTTTGGAGATAACACTGGTGATGAACGATCAAAAGACAAAGTCGGCTTCAATCGATATACTCACAGCGATTGTGGAGTTTTCACCGTTGGTGGTGCGCAACTACACACTACAGCAGCTCAATCGCACAGAAGGTGTAAGTACCCCTCCCCTATAACTAAATATGCGCTAACAGACTCATGAatgatttgtttatttgtaggATCGTATGCTATTGAATATTGCCATTGAACAAATGTTGAGCGATTCCGAGCCCGAACTCGGTGTCGCAGTGCAATTAATGGGcatcataaaaattttattggaacCCGAAAGTATGCTAACGGAGAAGGcagattttttgaatttcttctaCAAGCACAGCATACAAACGCTGATTGGTAAGTGGCTCAAGCACGCTTCACGCTTAAAAGTGTTTGCATTTGtggaacaacttttttttatgtaatttacatTTCTTATTTGTACAGCTCCACTACTTATTAACACAATCGGCGATCGTCCAGATAGTGAAGACTACCAAACCGCACAATTGCTTGGCATTGTCCTGGATATATTGTCATTTTGTGTGGAACATCATActtatcatattaaaaattttatcataCAAAAAGATCTCCTAAAGAGAATACTTGTGCTTATGAAAAGCACACATACGTTCCTCGTACTTGGCGCACTTAGACTTTTAAGGAAAATTATTGCACTTAAAGACGAGTTTTATAATAGGTAAGtgaaaagtaaattatttacct
The sequence above is drawn from the Bactrocera tryoni isolate S06 chromosome 1, CSIRO_BtryS06_freeze2, whole genome shotgun sequence genome and encodes:
- the LOC120776239 gene encoding serine/threonine-protein phosphatase 4 regulatory subunit 3 isoform X1 produces the protein MLQTEKYELAADRTLELVGNNIFKRKLRVKIKRLRAYNFEENMTTDTRRRVKLYALNAERQWDDRGTGHVSSNYVDRLKGISLLVRAESDGSLLLESKIQPDTAYQKQQDTLIVWSEGDNFDLALSFQEKAGCDEIWEKICQVQGKDPSVEITQDIVEESEDERFEDMSDTAPPIELPPCELARLEEISETIQNCLTTPLRKEKLSMALESENYIKKLLNLFHVCEDLDNTEGLHHLFEIFKNIFLLNKNALFEIMFAEDTIFDVVGCLEYDPSSTQPKKHRQYLKQWAKFREAVPIKNQDLLAKIHQTFRVQYIQDIILPTPSVFVEDNMLNTLSSFIFFNKVEIVTLIQEDERFLVDMFTILTDPSTSDAKRRDIVLFLKEFCNYAQNLQPQGKDSFYKTLTCLGILQALEITLVMNDQKTKSASIDILTAIVEFSPLVVRNYTLQQLNRTEGDRMLLNIAIEQMLSDSEPELGVAVQLMGIIKILLEPESMLTEKADFLNFFYKHSIQTLIAPLLINTIGDRPDSEDYQTAQLLGIVLDILSFCVEHHTYHIKNFIIQKDLLKRILVLMKSTHTFLVLGALRLLRKIIALKDEFYNRHIVKGNLFAPVVDAFIRNNGRYNLLESAILELFEFVKLEDIKTLCVYFVENFSKIFDEIEYVQTFKYLKNRYDQYQDRIKDRDKMSLDTSLPIIRSRFRRDPRQMDDEEEMWFNEEEDFADEYDTYNSVMKSVTEKNGPSQSPSQQSSIQQKSPPQGALLGSSSSVNSLSSTTTTATTLTPAVGVSGVGGVSSISGVSLSDVVSNASNSSSLDHSQSAAAATQAHLGAAAVAANIALHHQQQTALHNFQQQQQLNLNSTLVAAAAAAAAGVASTSAASAAHLEAQNQHQHQHPEHTHEDPDIVELRQHLVSIVPQHQELALAAAATSSSTAVTGSASSAVAALQSQSLSSTSIATPSTSSALSESAVAAAAAASQLLTSIASSDAVAAVAAAAAAAVAATVTGVTPNMGSGGGVVTAANLAAAANAADTLALNVGKHNDSVDNMGNGNGKDGAISSVVTGKKGLVDYESDSGDEDDYEEEEEEESPHQKKPRMA
- the LOC120776239 gene encoding serine/threonine-protein phosphatase 4 regulatory subunit 3 isoform X2 — translated: MTTDTRRRVKLYALNAERQWDDRGTGHVSSNYVDRLKGISLLVRAESDGSLLLESKIQPDTAYQKQQDTLIVWSEGDNFDLALSFQEKAGCDEIWEKICQVQGKDPSVEITQDIVEESEDERFEDMSDTAPPIELPPCELARLEEISETIQNCLTTPLRKEKLSMALESENYIKKLLNLFHVCEDLDNTEGLHHLFEIFKNIFLLNKNALFEIMFAEDTIFDVVGCLEYDPSSTQPKKHRQYLKQWAKFREAVPIKNQDLLAKIHQTFRVQYIQDIILPTPSVFVEDNMLNTLSSFIFFNKVEIVTLIQEDERFLVDMFTILTDPSTSDAKRRDIVLFLKEFCNYAQNLQPQGKDSFYKTLTCLGILQALEITLVMNDQKTKSASIDILTAIVEFSPLVVRNYTLQQLNRTEGDRMLLNIAIEQMLSDSEPELGVAVQLMGIIKILLEPESMLTEKADFLNFFYKHSIQTLIAPLLINTIGDRPDSEDYQTAQLLGIVLDILSFCVEHHTYHIKNFIIQKDLLKRILVLMKSTHTFLVLGALRLLRKIIALKDEFYNRHIVKGNLFAPVVDAFIRNNGRYNLLESAILELFEFVKLEDIKTLCVYFVENFSKIFDEIEYVQTFKYLKNRYDQYQDRIKDRDKMSLDTSLPIIRSRFRRDPRQMDDEEEMWFNEEEDFADEYDTYNSVMKSVTEKNGPSQSPSQQSSIQQKSPPQGALLGSSSSVNSLSSTTTTATTLTPAVGVSGVGGVSSISGVSLSDVVSNASNSSSLDHSQSAAAATQAHLGAAAVAANIALHHQQQTALHNFQQQQQLNLNSTLVAAAAAAAAGVASTSAASAAHLEAQNQHQHQHPEHTHEDPDIVELRQHLVSIVPQHQELALAAAATSSSTAVTGSASSAVAALQSQSLSSTSIATPSTSSALSESAVAAAAAASQLLTSIASSDAVAAVAAAAAAAVAATVTGVTPNMGSGGGVVTAANLAAAANAADTLALNVGKHNDSVDNMGNGNGKDGAISSVVTGKKGLVDYESDSGDEDDYEEEEEEESPHQKKPRMA